The proteins below are encoded in one region of Calliopsis andreniformis isolate RMS-2024a unplaced genomic scaffold, iyCalAndr_principal scaffold0048, whole genome shotgun sequence:
- the LOC143187528 gene encoding uncharacterized protein LOC143187528 has product MNIEEVRQGIEEHDSNPEVLEIERLMGYDKITDKLTSTKAIKIVIKGDILPQHITIWYVKCKVAPIKKNIKKCNNCLRYGHIEAECRGQKKCQTCAEIEHPHINECKEIIKCANCKRFHKTFDINCPSLQYQKVLATTMSYYNIDHKKVKEIIGKNNIISENQIIN; this is encoded by the coding sequence ATGAACATAGAAGAAGTTAGACAAGGAATAGAAGAACATGACTCTAACCCAGAAGTATTAGAAATAGAAAGACTGATGGGATACGACAAAATAACTGACAAACTAACCTCAACAAAGGCAATCAAAATAGTAATTAAAGGTGACATACTCCCTCAGCACATAACAATATGGTACGTTAAGTGCAAGGTAGcaccaataaaaaaaaatatcaaaaaatgtaataattgccTAAGATACGGACATATAGAAGCAGAATGTAGAGGACAGAAAAAATGCCAAACATGTGCAGAAATTGAACACCCACACATCAACGAATGCAAAGAAATAATCAAATGCGCAAACTGCAAACGATTCCACAAAACATTTGACATAAATTGTCCCTCACTACAATACCAAAAAGTACTGGCAACTACAATGAGCTACTACAACATAGACCATAAAAAAGTCAAAGAAATAATTGGAAAAAACAATATCATAAGCGAAAATCAAATAATAAACTAA
- the LOC143187549 gene encoding LOW QUALITY PROTEIN: uncharacterized protein LOC143187549 (The sequence of the model RefSeq protein was modified relative to this genomic sequence to represent the inferred CDS: deleted 1 base in 1 codon), which yields MCVSSISLLLSLFSFDMSFNREFSLSFVVPRVATSQDKGRDMALGFASVLTVKFSGVRRVHLELFSQRFASIATSFIRGGQETHTDTDVCLELTKSLIRQLYGEAILQKVNSFSKSRKSVQQHLCILTFLKRCRDRSIVPRFLEIKHTITTSKSKRILEHTSFGLLRERIGYIKKEISRISNKLLHLELSIHINPELWNKVDRLSYEQALRVHTIRTQKQKEKFYKLLKPKTQVEPLKNTVKNLTDLPLSSDALSVLAKGHNFAIAPKTIPTEEIISQVENVIYNLPPEMANEVRRLTINALKLAKTPKSNLTKAERKALLELKQRKDILILPADKGNMTVIINKDEYIDKVHNLLNDETYRTITKDPTKSVARITTTVIKQAKLPDHIQKTILPREPKAPRLYGLAKIHKPDIPLRPIVGTLGSPTYNLAKYLTTILKPLTGDILGSFDVQSLFTNVPIDDSIDIIKDKMPVNLIPLVHHYLISTYFLFQGTYYEQVSGAAMGSPISPVIADIFMEHLEDRILKGAPLKPSQWFRYVDDTFVVWSHGKDTLNNFLKYINSLHPKIQFTMETETEEQTIPFLDVLVTRKPDGTLGHQVYRKPTHTNRCLPASSHHHSVQKNSVLSSLIHRAINICEEEHLPEELNHIRNTLQQNGFSKNKINRTIDRILHPTDRPSTSDNKEKQNTTFLPYIQGTTDRIGRILRKHKIRTIFTTHTKIKQVLPPPRTRNHSYHQRGFTICTCGKVYIGETGRSMSTRLKEHERCTRLGYLQSAVAEHQKATGHKILFNEAKVIAKTKGYFPRKYRETLEITKHPNNINRDTGHT from the exons ATGTGTGTATCTTCTATTTCTTTGTTATTATCCTTGTTCTCATTTGATATGTCTTTTAATAGGGAGTTTTCACTTT CTTTTGTTGTGCCCCGCGTGGCGACTTCGCAGGACAAGGGACGGGATATGGCTTTAGGGTTCGCGAGCG TTCTCACTGTTAAGTTTTCGGGTGTACGCCGTGTccatttggaattattttcccaaCGTTTCGCCAGTATTGCAACTAGCTTCATCAGGGGGGGTCAAGAGACACACACTGATACTGATGTGTGCCTTGAA CTGACCAAATCTCTAATTAGGCAACTCTACGGGGAGGCCATTCTACAGAAAGTTAATTCTTTCTCTAAATCCCGAAAAAGTGTACAACAACATCTTTGTATCTTGACGTTCTTGAAACGGTGCCGTGACCGGAGCATTGTGCCCCGCTTTCTCGAAATAAAACATACTATCACCACATCCAAATCAAAACGCATCCTGGAACACACAAGTTTTGGCTTACTTCGTGAAAGGATTGGTTACATCAAGAAGGAAATCTCCCGCATATCCAACAAGCTCCTTCACCTTGAACTAAGCATTCATATCAATCCAGAACTGTGGAACAAGGTGGATCGACTCAGCTATGAACAGGCCCTGAGAGTACATACAATCCGTACTCAAAAACAAAAAGAGAAGTTCTACAAGCTGTTGAAGCCTAAAACGCAAGTCGAACCACTGAAGAACACAGTAAAGAACCTCACTGATCTGCCCTTATCCTCCGATGCTCTATCCGTCCTAGCCAAAGGTCATAACTTTGCCATTGCTCCTAAAACAATTCCAACAGAAGAGATTATCAGCCAAGTTGAGAACGTCATCTACAACCTCCCGCCAGAAATGGCTAACGAAGTTAGAAGGCTCACCATCAATGCCCTAAAATTAGCAAAAACACCGAAATCCAACCTAACCAAGGCTGAAAGAAAGGCACTCTTGGAATTAAAACAACGTAAAGACATCCTCATCCTACCCGCAGACAAAGGTAacatgacagtaataatcaacaAAGACGAATACATAGACAAGGTACACAACTTACTTAACGACGAAACATACAGGACCATAACCAAAGATCCCACAAAATCAGTAGCAAGAATAACAACCACTGTGATAAAACAAGCCAAACTACCGGACCACATACAAAAAACCATTCTTCCCAGAGAACCCAAAGCACCCAGACTATACGGACTCGCAAAAATACACAAGCCTGACATTCCACTCAGACCCATAGTAGGCACACTTGGATCACCTACTTACAACCTGGCAAAATACctcacaacaatcctcaaaccccttaCAG GTGACATCCTCGGCAGCTTTGACGTGCAATCCTTATTCACAAACGTACCCATTGACGACAGCATCGACATCATCAAGGACAAAATGCCTGTTAACCTCATACCCTTAGTTCATCACTACCTCATATCCACATACTTCCTCTTCCAGGGCACCTATTACGaacaggtgtcaggagcagccatGGGATCACCCATCTCCCCAGTCATTGCTGACATTTTCATGGAGCATCTGGAGGATCGAATCCTCAAGGGAGCTCCACTGAAACCATCGCAATGGTTCAGGTATGTGGATGATACTTTCGTAGTATGGAGTCATGGTAAGGACACCCTCAATAACTTCCTCAAGTACATTAACTCACTACACCCAAAAATACAGTTCACTATGGAAACCGAGACTGAAGAACAGACAATACCCTTCCTCGACGTACTTGTCACACGAAAACCTGACGGAACCCTAGGACACCAAGTATACCGAAAGCCCACTCACACCAATAGATGCTTACCCGCTTCCTCCCATCACCATTCAGTCCAAAAGAACTCTGTACTCAGTTCCCTAATACATCGAGCCATCAACATTTGTGAAGAAGAACACCTTCCTGAGGAACTAAACCATATCAGGAACACTCTTCAGCAGAACGGTTTctccaaaaacaaaataaatcgcACAATAGACAGAATCTTGCATCCAACAGATAGACCATCCACCTCCGACAATAAAGAAAAACAAAACACCACCTTCCTACCTTACATACAAGGCACTACTGACCGCATTGGCAGAATCCTCAGGAAACACAAAATCAGGACCATTTTTACCACCCACACCAAGATCAAACAGGTGCTC CCTCCCCCAAGGACCCGCAACCACAGCTATCATCAGCGGGGGTTTACAATATGCACATGCGGAAAGGTTTATATTGGCGAAACTGGGAGGAGTATGAGCACACGACTCAAAGAACACGAACGGTGCACCAGATTGGGCTACCTTCAATCAGCTGTTGCCGAACACCAGAAGGCAACAGGACATAAAATACTCTTCAACGAAGCTAAAGTTATAGCTAAAACCAAAGGATACTTTCCCAGAAAGTACCGCGAAACGTTGGAGATAACGAAACACCCTAACAACATTAATAGGGATACAGGACACACCTGA